The window TTGCGGTAATATTCCCGCGCGCATCGCAGGGGTATCTTCAATGGGAGAAACAACGACGATAGCGCCGTCTGCAAATGCGACTTCCATTCCGAGTCCGCCGAAACTTCCTCGAGTTTCTTCCTTCATTTGTCTATATTCTTCCTCGTCCAGGAAGGTAGAGTGAGGATCACCTAAGGAAGCGATAAGGCCTTTGATGGCCCCGATAAAAACTTTCTCTTCGTCAACGGGCTCTACGTACCCGTTTTGCACTAGTCCTAAGACTTCGTGAAATAATTGCAGGTATTTCTCGGAGGTTTCCGAGATCGCCTTAACCGGAGTCGGACGAAATAATAAGGCAAAGAGTAGGACCAGTACGACGCTAGCCCAAGCCAGCCTTTCTTTAATTTTCATAAGACTTGACCAGACTAGAATAAATCTGCGGTTTTTTGACTTTTAAAATCTCTAAAACAGCATCCGAATTAAGCATATAGCGTTCGCATGCGGTTAAGAAAATTTGTTTATCGTTCGGTATAGGTTTTTCGGATATGGACGATAACCTTTCGCCGAATCTTGCCTCGGCAAGATAATCCAGAACCAATTTTAATTCTGCATCTCCGATTTCTTTCTTAGGAGAAGCGCAAAATGCAAGTAGGAGAAAGAGGAGGGAAACCGCGAATTTGCGGTACGCTGACGGGGAATTCACTCTTTCAGAATTTTTTTCCCGTCAGAAGAAAGTGTCAACCAGGAATTCTTTCTTAAATCAATAGACCCGATAAAGTCCGATGAGTTTACCGATAATCACGGCCTTCTTAGTTTTAATGGGTTTGTATTTTGCATTTCTGGCTTCGAGGCGAACGTGATCCGCTTCCTTGTAATAAACTTTAAGCGTCGCCTCATCGTCAATTAGGGCCACTACGATCTCTCCATTACGAGCAATATCTCGCTTCTGGATAATCGCGATGTCTCCGTCGCTAATTCCTGCTTCAACCATGGAATCCCCTTGCACCTTTAGGGCGAAAGTCATTCCTTTGGAGGCGAGTTCTTCAGGAACCGGAATATAGGATTCGATATTTTCTTCGGCTAGAATCGGAAGCCCGGCCGCCACTCTCCCTATCAATGGAATACTAGGAGTCGGAACGTTAAGAGTCTCGAACGGACTCTGCCTCATCAATTCAATCGCTCTAGATTGATTTTTCGAAGTTTTTAAATATCCCTTCTTTTCAATCGCTTTAAGATGATCGTAAGCGCCTTTGGCGGTAATACCGAATTCGTCTCCAATTTCCCGGATTGTAGGAGGAAACCCACGTTCTTTGATTACGTTTGTGATAAAATGGAGTACTGCGAGTTGCTTTTCCGTCAAATCCTTCATGCTTAACAAGTTATTAGTGAATGGATGTTGTGCAAGTACTTTTTTGGGTTACGGTCGATTCAATCTATACGGGACAATTTTCGCGTCCCCCTTGGATGAAATCAGACTATCGATCGACTCGCCGGGGACTTCGAAAAAAAGGCCGCCGCCGCTTCCGAGTTAGGAAGGAAATAGCCAAGAATCACAAAAATGTTGCTTTGACCAACAAGATTCAAAAGAAAAAACCGCGGGAATTCCTACATAAATGAAAGAAAAACGATAACCGATTCGCCGAAAAAGGTAATTTAGGCAGCGATAGTCGGAAGAAAAACCTTCCTGATGGTTTTTAACTAATATTTGAGATACTCGCTTTTTAATACGAAAGAACCTTTTGAAACGACTTGTATTCCATCCTGTA is drawn from Leptospira fainei serovar Hurstbridge str. BUT 6 and contains these coding sequences:
- the lexA gene encoding transcriptional repressor LexA — its product is MKDLTEKQLAVLHFITNVIKERGFPPTIREIGDEFGITAKGAYDHLKAIEKKGYLKTSKNQSRAIELMRQSPFETLNVPTPSIPLIGRVAAGLPILAEENIESYIPVPEELASKGMTFALKVQGDSMVEAGISDGDIAIIQKRDIARNGEIVVALIDDEATLKVYYKEADHVRLEARNAKYKPIKTKKAVIIGKLIGLYRVY
- a CDS encoding LA_1448 family UV-C exposure upregulated protein; this encodes MNSPSAYRKFAVSLLFLLLAFCASPKKEIGDAELKLVLDYLAEARFGERLSSISEKPIPNDKQIFLTACERYMLNSDAVLEILKVKKPQIYSSLVKSYEN